The window GGTCGGTGCGCGCAGCCTCCATTTCGTCGAGACACCTCGCCCCCATCTCCACCACCCACACCAGCCAAGGGGCACACGGTCTCCGCCCCACCCCCCCCGCCTCCGCGCGATCcaatcgcctcgccgtcgccgccgcccgccgccgccgacgccatgTCCTTCCTCGCGCGGGCGCTCCGCCACTCTAAGCCGTACCTGCCGTCGCGCGGCCCCGCGGCGGGCGTCTCCTGCCGCTGGATCTCGTCGACGTCCGCCGCGGGCTCGCCCGAGGCCGGCGCGGCCGTGGCGCCCGCCGACCCGGAGCTGCCGCCGCCGCGGGAGCCCGTCGGGGGCGCCCGCGTCGAGctgccgcccaacccggaggacGCGCTCGAGGTGTTCGTCGACGGGCACGCCGTGCGGATCCCCAAGGGCTTCTCCGTGCTCCAGGCCTGCGAGGTCGCCGGCGTCGACATCCCGCGCTTCTGCTACCACAGCCGCCTCTCCATCGCCGGCAACTGCCGCATGTGCCTCGTCGAGGTCGAGAAGTCGCCCAAGCCCGTCGCCTCCTGCGCCATGCCCGCCCTCCCAGGTCAGCCGTCCCCCCATTTTGTTTCTTCTTTCAGCGTGTTATATTCGCATCGGCCTCTCAGATCCATTCAGCTCCTAGACAATCAGCGCCTTAGGGTCCTCACGCACATTTCGTTTAATCAGTAATGGTTGTAGAGGCTAGAAATATCGACCTAGTTAATTGTTGTTGGGGTACTGAATGATCGTCTAGTGTGTGTGATTTCTTGTGAGATTTGCGGGGGTTCCTGACCTTGGAGTGCCTTATTTGTTGGATTAGGGATGAAGATTAAGACGAACACACCAATTGCCAAGAAGGCAAGGGAGGGTGTCATGGAGTTCCTGTTGATGAACCATCCGCTGGATTGCCCAATCTGTGACCAGGGCGGGGAGTGCGACCTCCAGGATCAGTCCATGGCCTTTGGGGCTGACCGTGGTCGTTTCACCGACATGAAGCGGTCGGTTGTGGATAAGAATTTGGGCCCCTTGGTGAAGACGGTGATGACCCGTTGCATCCAGTGCACAAGGTGATGTTTTTGGTGCTTCTTGGTCAATGTTTATGAGTATTCACTTTAAATAAATTCATGCATATCCGGTTTCTCTATGTTTTCACGACTGTAGGTGATTCATTTTTTCTAGTGGTGTAAGGTTAAGAGCTTATTGTGAGAACTTGTTAACGTTAACAACTGTTGGAGCAGAGCATTCCTTCTAATTTATTCATGTGCTTCAGTATGAACAATTTACTGGTTCTTAGTTTGTGTTGCATTATTGTTGCAGTAACAAATTATCCTTTGGGGAAAATAGTTTAGCTACTTGTGCATAGTTTACCTTTACATTCTGCTAGTATGTAATTTTCAATTTTCTTTGATCTTACAGGTGCGTCAGGTTTGCATCTGAGGTTGCTGGTGTTCAGGACCTGGGTATGTTAGGCCGTGGCAGTGGTGAAGAAATCGGAACATATGTGGGGAAACTTATGACAAGTGAACTATCTGGAAACGTTATTGATATCTGCCCCGTTGGAGCTCTTACATCCAAGCCATTTGCATTTAAAGCTAGGAACTGGGAGATGAAGGGCACTGAGACTATTGATGTTACTGATGCAGTAGGGTCCAACATACGTGTTGACAGCAGAGGTCCTGAAGTTATGCGCATTGTTCCTCGTCTCAATGAGGTTTGCTTATTCTCTGCTTCTTTGTAACTTTGCCTGTTTTGTACGGTCATACTGCCTGATACTTCATGGTAATATTACTATATTAAGTTATTAACCATGTTGTGAACCCCCAGATGCCATAACATATGCTAAGTCTGCCGTAAAAGGTTGCCTACCGTATGAAGAAGGCTTGTAGGCACTAGGCACCACCCTCCTACCTTAAGTGCGACTGTCTAGCCCATGTAATCAGTAACTAGGTGCTAGGCGATACCTCCTGCCCTTCTAGTGCCTATGCTTTTGGGAACATTATAAATGTTACAATATGGTCATTACGGAAATTTCTGTCATGCTTTCTCAGAATGGCATCCATAACTCTTGTCGAAAGATTGTTCAATGTTGTTAAATGAACATCCAAATTACTGTGTGTGCTTAAATTATTAGGTTAACTGCTCCATATGCATTAAACTGTTATTTAACAGTTAAACCGTTGTATTATTACCAACTAAAAAGCACGGTTACGGGGACGGAAAGACGGGGATGCGCATACGGGGATACAGCATTTTTCAAAAACAGCCATTCGGGGATACGGCGAgtatatataaaataaaataaaaatatgccATGTAATATACATTTAAGACAGAAAATTAATGAGAAAGAGATGAGAATAGAGAATAGTGCCCCATTTGGTGTCTCTTTTATCAAGTGCTTGATTGATCCTCATTCCCCCATGTCATGTCGTCATTGCAAGCTGCATCCATCTTGCAAAACACATCAAACACAAACAGTAAAGAAGGTTAGAAGATTAAAAGACAAGACATAATTGGAAGACAATACAAGCATGAGCAGCAGCAGCACCAGCATAAGCGGCAGCACAAGCAAGCAGCAAGCCAGCAAGCAACATCCAGCAGCACAAGCAAATCTGAAGAATAAAAGAGGTTGAGGAAAGAGGAGAGGGGAGAGGCTGCTGGGTTACATGCGAGGCTGCGGGTAGCGCCAGCGGTCGCCGGTCGAATCCaggcgtcgccggcggcggcggcttcgatcTGGGAGGCTGGCGGCGCGTTCCAGTGTTACCTGGGAGGCTGGGAGGGAGCAGCTCGTCCTTGAGACGAGAGCGTGCGGGAGTTCCTGCAAATAGGTTAGGTATACTGGGTTGTGTCGAGGCTGTTTTGGGCCAGGCCGTGTCCCAAATGTATCCTGCACGTGTCCCGGCGTATCCCtgtgttttttctcttttttaaaaaataaaaaatcggGGGATACTGCAAAGTTCGCGAATCCTGGCGTATCCTCGTATCCCGCCGTATCAGAACGGCAGTTCGGCACTTCCAGCCGTGTCTGTGCCTTTTAGATTACCAATGCTGCCTCTCCCATACAGTGACATGTTACCTTGGTATATTTTGTAATATTAGTAGCTTGACAGTGCTCCCAGGATTTGTTCTTCTTGCAGAGTCATATTGTAACTGAATGCATTTGTCATAGTGTATCTTATTTGCTTCCACTGTTTTTGAGTCGAATAACTAGTCATGACTAGTCGACGAGTCGTAACTGAAAGTCGACTCAAATCATTGGCTGAGTCGAGCGACTCGatcgactagtcgcgactagtccAGGTTTTGGAGTCGAACTTCTAAAAGCTGGCCCCGCCTGTCTATTTTTTTTGCTTGCCCAATCCCCCCGTGAAACCTAGATCGAGACTAGTTTTCCCCTGATCGAAACCTACCCTGcgaccctctcccttgccccttggCCGGCGGCGTCGCAAGCTGGTTGCTgctgctccccctcctcccctggtTGCTGGCTTGCTGTTGCTCATCCCCTGTACCTATTGCTTAACTCATGTCAACTAGTCGACCATGAGTCTAGATTATTCATGACTAGTCAAGAGTCGCTACCCCAGAACGACTCGTCGACTCCAAAACATTGTTCCTGATTCTGGACCTAAAAGAGATGGTAGTAAATGTTGGTGTACTGTGAGAATATAATACAACATAATTTAAAGTGCTCTTTCATACTTTTGTTATGTAATTTGCTTAAGGAATGGCTAGTTGACTGAGCCTTCCATCCTTAGCCTGCTAATTTATTTGCTATGAACATGAAAACCCAATTGAGCATATTTTTATCATTGCAGGATATCAATGAAGAATGGATATCTGACAAAACACGGTTTTGTTATGATGGTTTGAAGAGGCAAAGACTAAATGACCCTATGATTCGTGGTCCTGATGGCAGGTTCAAGGCAGTGACATGGCGTGATGCTATTGCGGTTGTTGCTGAGGTTTTGAATCAAGTCAAGCCAGAAGAAATTACTGGAGTCGCTGGCAAACTTTCTGATGCAGAATCCATGATGGCGCTGAAAGATTTTATTAATAAAATGGGTTCGGATAAGGTGCTCTGTGAGGGGAATGGCCCGAATCCACCAGCAGATATTCGATCAAACTACCTAATGAATACTAGCATTGCTGGTCTTGAGAAAGCTGATGTCTTCCTTTTGGTTGGCACACAGGTAAAACTCTGGTTTTCTTGCTCATGATCATTTCTCAGTTGCTTTCCTTATCTAACAATATGCTTAGTTTGGTGTTCTGGTAGTGTATCTTTTAGAGCCATTGCGGCAATATCTTGCTAGAGTTTATAAAA is drawn from Triticum dicoccoides isolate Atlit2015 ecotype Zavitan chromosome 4A, WEW_v2.0, whole genome shotgun sequence and contains these coding sequences:
- the LOC119286883 gene encoding NADH dehydrogenase [ubiquinone] iron-sulfur protein 1, mitochondrial-like, whose translation is MSFLARALRHSKPYLPSRGPAAGVSCRWISSTSAAGSPEAGAAVAPADPELPPPREPVGGARVELPPNPEDALEVFVDGHAVRIPKGFSVLQACEVAGVDIPRFCYHSRLSIAGNCRMCLVEVEKSPKPVASCAMPALPGMKIKTNTPIAKKAREGVMEFLLMNHPLDCPICDQGGECDLQDQSMAFGADRGRFTDMKRSVVDKNLGPLVKTVMTRCIQCTRCVRFASEVAGVQDLGMLGRGSGEEIGTYVGKLMTSELSGNVIDICPVGALTSKPFAFKARNWEMKGTETIDVTDAVGSNIRVDSRGPEVMRIVPRLNEDINEEWISDKTRFCYDGLKRQRLNDPMIRGPDGRFKAVTWRDAIAVVAEVLNQVKPEEITGVAGKLSDAESMMALKDFINKMGSDKVLCEGNGPNPPADIRSNYLMNTSIAGLEKADVFLLVGTQPRVEAAMVNARIQKTVRATQAKVGYIGPPADFNYDTWHLGTGPDTLVEIAEGRHPFCSILKSAKNPVIIAGAGLFEREDQGAVFSTIETVAKKFNVTRPDWNGLNVLLLHAAQAAALDLGLVANPTESVKSAKFLYLMGADDVNLDNLPADAFVVYQGHHGDKAVYRANVILPSSAFSEKEGTYENTEGCTQWTIPAVPTVGDARDDWKIVRALSEVAGAPLPYDSVAAVRSRISMVAPNLVRVDEREPSVISAEVKPPVKQQVSPAPFKAAVENFYMTDAITRASKIMAQCSATLKK